The Streptomyces puniciscabiei genomic interval CAGCACCCCGACACAGCCCCGCGCCGCGGCCCAGCCGGCCACCCCCGCGGCGCCCGCGGCGCACAGCAGCCGGGCGTAGGTGCCGCGCAGGGTGCCGTCGTCCAGCCGGCCACCGGTGCGGCGGGCCAGCAGACGTGCGGTGAGGAGGAGCCCGGCGAAGTAGGAGACGGTGTAGGCGCCGGCCATGCCGGTGACCGCCCACCGGGCGGGCAGCAGCAGGTGGCAGGCGGTGGCGAGCGCGATGTTGACGGCCCCGATCCACACGGCCATGAAGAACGGCGTACGGGTGTCCTCGAAGGCGTAGAAGCCGCGCAGCAACAGGTACTGCGCGGAGAACGGGATCAGCCCGAGCCCGAAGGCCTGGAGCATGTGCCCCAGGGGCTGGGCCGTGGCGGCGTCGGTGGCGCCGTGGGCGAAGAGGAGGACGGCGATGTCCGGTCCGAGCGCGGTGAAGAGGACGGCGGCCGGGACGATCACGACCCCGCTGGCCCGCAGCGCCCGGGACAGATCGGCCCGCAGGTCACCGGTCCTGCCCTCGGCCGCCGCCTTGCTCATGCGCGGCAGCAGCGCCGTGACCAGGGACACGGTGACGACGGACTGGGGCAGCATCCAGATGGTCTGTGCGTAGCTGTAGGCGGTGTACCCGACGCCCGCCTTCGGGAGCTGCGTGTCGGCGGAGTTGGCGTAGTGGGTGACGACGGTGAGGGCGACCAGATTGGTCAGCACGAACAACAGTGTCCACTTCGCGGCGTGGACCCCGGAACCGAGTCCCGCGCCGCGCCAGTCGAAACGGGGCCGGAACCGGAAGCCGGCGGCGCGGGCGAAGGGGACGAGGGCGAGGGCCTGTACGGCGATCCCGAGGGTCGTACCGATTCCGAGCCAGCGGACCTGGGCGTCGGTGACGTCGGCGACGGAGCGGGGGACCGTCATCATCCCGAGGTAGACGCCGAACATCGCCACGAGGACCACGTTGTTGAGCACGGGCGTCCACATCATGGCGCCGAACCTCTCGCGAGCGTTCAGCACTTGGCCCATGATGGCGAACAGGCCGTAGAAGAAGATCTGCGGAAGCAGGAACCGGGCGAAGACGACGGTCAGCCGGAACGCCGCGTGCTCCCTGGGCGTATCCCTTATGTACAGGCTCACGATCTCCGGGGCCGCCCACACGGCGAGCGCGGTCCCGACGGCCAGCACGCTGACGACGAGGGTGACGAGCCGCTGTTCGTACGCCCGCCCACCGTCGGCATGGGTGGCCCGCGCCCGCACCAGCTGCGGCACCAGCACGGCGTTCAGCGCGCCGCCGATCAGCAGGGTGTACAGGCTGGTCGGCACGGTGTTGGCAGTGTTGTACG includes:
- the murJ gene encoding murein biosynthesis integral membrane protein MurJ, which encodes MAGGTVVSRASGLIRQMLQGAALGTGLLATTYNTANTVPTSLYTLLIGGALNAVLVPQLVRARATHADGGRAYEQRLVTLVVSVLAVGTALAVWAAPEIVSLYIRDTPREHAAFRLTVVFARFLLPQIFFYGLFAIMGQVLNARERFGAMMWTPVLNNVVLVAMFGVYLGMMTVPRSVADVTDAQVRWLGIGTTLGIAVQALALVPFARAAGFRFRPRFDWRGAGLGSGVHAAKWTLLFVLTNLVALTVVTHYANSADTQLPKAGVGYTAYSYAQTIWMLPQSVVTVSLVTALLPRMSKAAAEGRTGDLRADLSRALRASGVVIVPAAVLFTALGPDIAVLLFAHGATDAATAQPLGHMLQAFGLGLIPFSAQYLLLRGFYAFEDTRTPFFMAVWIGAVNIALATACHLLLPARWAVTGMAGAYTVSYFAGLLLTARLLARRTGGRLDDGTLRGTYARLLCAAGAAGVAGWAAARGCVGVLGHGTAGTALTTTAGTLALAVVYLLLARALKVDELRRIRIPGLG